The Flavobacterium marginilacus genome window below encodes:
- a CDS encoding DUF4421 family protein translates to MKTRKYRSCHNQYLLKIALFFAILLLGNGTVFGQKKERDSSKFVFYPDEILIRTNLSTQTDSQILEDKNGGNLDLETNNNYKVFLSADYKFIGFSYGFYPQFIGGNKDEDVKGKSKFSEYNFRFFLGKWLQTVDYSRIKGYYIANTQDFLPDWKPDIAPYIQFPDLKITKYGMSTSYIFNPNFSLKSITSFTEWQKESAGSFIPTLIYDYKKISLETDILKTYQNEYDVSVGIGYFYNFIIHKKFYVAPNLTTALGVKFLNSTTDELGIQKKEKHDYFLTTLTGGLRLGYNSDRILFGVNFNFNSSFYNESKNQVVSNGGSFGLLYFGYRFDAPKFISKPVNKIGYKLRL, encoded by the coding sequence TTGAAAACACGGAAATATAGAAGTTGCCATAACCAATATTTGCTTAAAATAGCATTGTTTTTTGCTATTTTGCTTTTAGGAAACGGGACTGTTTTTGGTCAAAAAAAAGAACGAGACAGTTCTAAATTTGTGTTTTATCCCGATGAGATTTTGATTAGAACTAATCTTAGTACGCAAACTGACTCACAAATTTTGGAAGACAAAAATGGTGGCAATCTGGATTTGGAAACCAATAATAATTACAAAGTGTTTTTATCTGCAGATTATAAATTTATAGGTTTTAGTTACGGATTTTATCCTCAGTTTATAGGAGGAAATAAAGATGAAGATGTAAAAGGAAAATCTAAATTTTCAGAATATAATTTTCGTTTTTTTCTTGGAAAATGGCTTCAGACGGTTGATTACAGCAGGATCAAAGGATATTATATCGCAAACACTCAGGATTTTTTACCAGATTGGAAACCTGATATTGCCCCTTATATTCAATTTCCAGATTTAAAAATAACCAAATACGGAATGTCAACATCGTATATTTTCAATCCCAATTTTTCATTAAAAAGCATCACATCGTTTACTGAGTGGCAAAAAGAAAGTGCAGGAAGTTTTATCCCAACACTAATATATGATTATAAAAAGATTTCTTTGGAAACTGATATTTTAAAGACGTATCAAAATGAATATGATGTAAGTGTGGGGATTGGTTATTTTTATAATTTTATTATTCATAAAAAGTTTTATGTGGCGCCTAATTTAACAACAGCTCTTGGAGTAAAATTCCTGAATTCTACAACAGATGAATTAGGAATTCAAAAAAAAGAAAAGCATGATTATTTTTTGACCACTCTTACTGGCGGGCTAAGACTTGGATATAATTCGGATCGAATTCTATTTGGAGTCAACTTTAATTTCAATTCCAGTTTTTATAATGAAAGTAAAAACCAGGTTGTTTCAAATGGTGGTTCGTTTGGATTGTTGTATTTTGGTTACCGATTTGATGCGCCAAAATTTATCAGCAAGCCAGTGAATAAAATCGGTTATAAATTAAGACTTTAA
- a CDS encoding cyclase family protein: MKASIQHNNNTFEVDLSKPIDISIPLTNTDENPIAWYLEKPIIEPVVFGDWIGKVSEGKSSTNFNNIFFNPHGHGTHTECLGHITRDFYSINQWLKQFFFLAELVSVVPEMQGEDLVITRNQIKKALGVKTPEAIIIRTLPNFKIKKSLKYSNTNPPYLAEDAAHFIRESGIKHLLIDLPSVDKEHDEGKLLAHKAFWKVKDVNDLNPDARLDCTITEMIFVPDEIEDGSYLLNLQIASFENDASPSKPVLYSIL; encoded by the coding sequence ATGAAAGCATCAATCCAACATAACAATAATACGTTTGAAGTCGATTTATCAAAACCCATTGATATTTCAATTCCATTGACAAATACTGATGAAAATCCGATTGCTTGGTATTTAGAAAAACCCATAATTGAGCCTGTTGTTTTTGGCGATTGGATAGGTAAGGTTTCCGAAGGGAAATCATCGACCAATTTTAATAATATCTTTTTTAACCCCCATGGACACGGAACTCATACTGAATGTCTCGGTCATATTACACGGGATTTTTACAGCATTAATCAATGGCTGAAGCAGTTTTTCTTTTTGGCTGAATTGGTTTCGGTTGTGCCGGAAATGCAGGGAGAAGATTTGGTAATAACGAGAAATCAGATAAAGAAAGCATTAGGCGTTAAAACTCCCGAAGCAATAATTATCCGAACATTACCCAATTTCAAAATAAAAAAATCACTGAAATATTCGAATACCAATCCGCCTTATCTGGCAGAAGATGCAGCACATTTCATTCGCGAAAGCGGCATCAAACATTTGCTGATCGATTTGCCGAGTGTGGACAAAGAACATGACGAAGGGAAATTATTGGCACATAAAGCTTTTTGGAAAGTAAAAGATGTTAATGATTTAAATCCTGATGCGCGATTAGATTGTACGATAACTGAAATGATTTTTGTTCCTGATGAAATCGAAGACGGTAGTTATCTGTTGAATCTTCAAATCGCTTCTTTTGAAAATGATGCGAGTCCAAGCAAGCCTGTTTTATATTCTATTTTGTAA
- a CDS encoding GxxExxY protein yields the protein MTENELSKIVFNCALKVHQALGPGLLESAYQECLFYELKKSGLEIQKQQALPLFYEEVKLDVGYRLDIIVENKLILEIKSVDALNDIHFAQLLTYLKLTNCKLGLLINFNVLLIKNGVKRVVNNL from the coding sequence ATGACTGAAAATGAATTATCTAAAATTGTTTTTAATTGCGCTTTAAAAGTTCATCAAGCTTTGGGTCCAGGGCTATTAGAAAGTGCTTATCAAGAATGTTTGTTTTATGAATTAAAAAAATCAGGTTTAGAAATTCAAAAACAGCAAGCACTACCTTTATTCTATGAAGAAGTTAAACTAGATGTTGGTTATCGTTTAGATATAATTGTCGAAAATAAATTAATTTTAGAGATAAAATCTGTGGACGCGTTAAATGATATTCATTTTGCGCAACTTTTAACTTATTTGAAACTAACAAATTGCAAATTAGGGTTACTTATAAACTTTAATGTTCTATTGATAAAAAATGGAGTTAAAAGAGTCGTCAATAATCTTTAA
- the hemW gene encoding radical SAM family heme chaperone HemW, which yields MSGIYIHIPFCKQACHYCDFHFSTSMKKKDEMVLAIAKEIRMRKNEFENEVVETIYFGGGTPSVLQISDIRFLISEVSAHYRVSENPEITLEANPDDLSRDRIIELSKTSINRLSIGIQSFFEDDLKMMNRAHNSAEAKECLEFATQYFDNISLDLIYGIPGMSNERWKQNIETALSFGIPHISSYALTVEPKTALNKLIQTGKIAKPNDESAQEHFAILVETLEANDFIHYELSNFGKENYFSKNNSAYWLGKKYIGIGPSAHSYDGVSRSWNVSNNPLYLKSIQEDKLPNEIEVLSIADRYNEYIMTGLRTIWGVSLERIEAEFGIDYLNYLRKQAQKYLNDGLLSIDNAILKPTSKGKFLTDGIASDLFYLNS from the coding sequence ATGTCAGGAATCTATATACACATACCATTCTGCAAGCAGGCTTGTCATTACTGCGATTTTCATTTTTCGACTTCGATGAAGAAAAAAGATGAAATGGTTTTGGCTATTGCCAAAGAAATCCGAATGCGTAAAAATGAGTTTGAGAACGAAGTGGTAGAAACTATTTATTTCGGCGGAGGAACACCTTCAGTATTGCAGATTTCAGATATTAGATTTTTGATTTCAGAAGTATCTGCTCACTACAGAGTTTCTGAGAATCCCGAAATCACTCTAGAAGCCAATCCCGATGATTTATCAAGAGATCGAATAATCGAATTATCCAAGACTTCAATTAATCGGCTAAGCATCGGAATCCAGTCTTTCTTCGAAGATGATTTGAAAATGATGAATCGCGCTCATAATTCGGCGGAAGCCAAAGAATGTTTAGAATTTGCAACTCAATATTTCGATAATATCTCATTGGATTTGATTTATGGAATTCCGGGGATGAGTAACGAAAGATGGAAACAAAATATCGAAACCGCTTTGAGTTTTGGAATACCGCACATATCAAGTTATGCTCTAACGGTCGAACCCAAAACAGCTTTGAACAAACTCATTCAAACTGGAAAAATAGCAAAACCTAACGATGAATCGGCTCAGGAACATTTTGCAATTTTAGTCGAGACATTGGAAGCAAATGATTTTATTCATTATGAGCTGTCTAATTTCGGAAAAGAAAATTATTTTTCGAAGAACAATTCGGCTTATTGGCTGGGGAAAAAGTATATTGGAATTGGTCCGTCTGCTCATAGTTATGACGGAGTTTCCCGCAGCTGGAATGTTTCCAATAATCCTCTTTATTTAAAATCTATTCAAGAAGATAAATTACCGAATGAAATAGAAGTTTTATCCATCGCCGACCGTTACAATGAATATATTATGACGGGTCTTCGAACAATTTGGGGTGTTTCTTTGGAAAGAATTGAAGCGGAATTTGGAATTGATTATTTAAACTATTTGCGTAAACAAGCTCAGAAATATCTAAACGACGGCTTGCTTTCGATTGACAACGCTATTTTGAAACCAACTTCAAAAGGAAAATTCCTGACAGATGGAATTGCGAGTGATTTGTTTTATTTAAATTCGTAA
- a CDS encoding DUF6252 family protein, whose product MIKIKFIAFILFTVLITSCSSGDDSNDNNNQSTGGSFDLVYNNETKKVSSWEAKKIDDYIQVEGVTSDGIGVNFVFNVYGNLYEGFTDGISVTSSVVKHEVSDVFTSNTFTFTLEELNTANKTVKVKFSGKLYEHGYDYEANYITDPTKFIPVSGAFTVSYKDLTADIPGLGTFAKLDGKDWHGMSLDSSTELIGFDKITTLNVENDGEYSLGIVFPKADVKTGTFPFTSNASYNRISFMKFDLATHEYVVYNVSGTITYTTVNDVYVEGTFSLTATNPVNNSKIVITNGKFKEGR is encoded by the coding sequence ATGATTAAAATTAAATTTATTGCTTTTATTCTATTTACAGTTCTTATCACATCATGTTCTTCGGGAGATGATAGTAATGACAATAATAATCAATCAACAGGCGGATCTTTTGACTTAGTTTATAATAACGAAACAAAAAAAGTAAGTTCATGGGAAGCGAAAAAAATAGATGATTATATACAAGTTGAAGGTGTAACATCTGACGGAATTGGAGTTAATTTTGTATTTAATGTTTATGGGAACTTGTACGAAGGATTTACTGATGGTATTTCAGTAACAAGTTCTGTAGTTAAGCATGAAGTTTCAGATGTTTTTACCTCAAATACTTTTACTTTTACTTTAGAGGAACTTAATACAGCCAATAAAACGGTAAAAGTAAAATTTTCGGGTAAATTATATGAACATGGATACGATTACGAGGCAAATTATATTACAGATCCAACAAAATTCATTCCAGTAAGCGGTGCGTTTACCGTTTCTTATAAAGATTTGACTGCTGATATTCCCGGATTGGGAACTTTTGCAAAGTTGGATGGCAAAGACTGGCATGGTATGTCACTTGACAGTTCTACTGAATTGATAGGTTTTGACAAAATTACAACACTTAATGTGGAGAATGATGGAGAATATAGTTTAGGAATTGTTTTTCCAAAAGCTGATGTTAAAACGGGTACATTCCCTTTTACAAGCAATGCTTCTTACAACAGAATTTCTTTTATGAAATTTGATTTAGCAACACATGAATATGTAGTTTATAATGTTTCAGGCACTATAACTTACACTACTGTAAATGATGTTTATGTGGAGGGGACTTTTAGTTTGACAGCAACTAATCCTGTTAATAATTCAAAAATTGTCATTACAAATGGAAAGTTTAAAGAAGGGAGATAA
- the ruvC gene encoding crossover junction endodeoxyribonuclease RuvC, whose protein sequence is MTKERIILGIDPGTTIMGFGLIKVVNKKMEFLQLNELQLSKYDNHYQKLRIIFERTIELIETHNPDEIAIEAPFFGKNVQSMLKLGRAQGVAMAAGLSRDIPITEYEPKKIKMAITGNGNATKEQVAKMLQQLLGLKELPKNLDSTDGLAAAVCHFFNSGKIVARKSYSGWDAFVKLNEDRVKK, encoded by the coding sequence TTGACAAAAGAACGCATTATATTAGGAATAGACCCCGGAACCACGATTATGGGTTTCGGATTGATAAAAGTTGTCAATAAGAAAATGGAGTTCTTGCAGCTCAACGAACTGCAGTTGTCCAAATACGACAATCATTACCAAAAACTTCGAATCATTTTTGAGCGCACCATCGAGTTAATCGAAACCCACAATCCAGACGAAATAGCGATTGAAGCTCCTTTCTTTGGCAAGAACGTACAATCCATGTTAAAATTAGGAAGAGCGCAGGGCGTAGCAATGGCTGCAGGACTTTCCAGAGATATTCCAATTACCGAATACGAACCTAAAAAAATAAAAATGGCAATTACCGGAAACGGAAATGCTACCAAAGAACAAGTTGCCAAAATGCTTCAGCAGTTATTAGGTTTGAAAGAACTGCCTAAAAATCTGGATTCTACAGATGGCTTGGCGGCTGCGGTTTGTCATTTTTTCAATTCGGGTAAAATTGTTGCAAGAAAAAGTTATTCTGGCTGGGATGCTTTTGTGAAACTGAATGAAGATAGAGTAAAAAAATAA
- a CDS encoding DUF1003 domain-containing protein produces MRNNKTWHEKHHEALGFGSRLADWVAKGMGSWKFIILQTIFVMIWMGLNLVGYVYHWDAYPFILLNLLFSTQAAYAAPIIMMSQNRQSERDRIQAQSDYQTNVDAKLEIEALAIRLDKIEVEKLDKIIKMLEEMESNSAK; encoded by the coding sequence ATGAGGAACAACAAAACGTGGCACGAAAAACACCATGAAGCATTAGGCTTTGGGAGCCGTTTGGCCGATTGGGTGGCCAAGGGAATGGGATCTTGGAAGTTTATTATTCTTCAGACCATTTTTGTGATGATTTGGATGGGATTGAACCTCGTTGGTTATGTGTATCATTGGGATGCATATCCTTTTATATTACTGAATCTTCTTTTCTCGACTCAGGCTGCTTATGCTGCACCGATTATCATGATGTCGCAAAACAGACAGAGCGAAAGAGACAGGATTCAGGCGCAATCGGATTATCAGACTAATGTTGATGCAAAACTCGAAATTGAAGCACTGGCAATTCGATTGGATAAAATCGAAGTCGAAAAATTGGATAAAATAATTAAGATGCTCGAAGAAATGGAAAGCAATTCGGCTAAATAA
- a CDS encoding lysylphosphatidylglycerol synthase domain-containing protein has protein sequence MISIPHKAKQFLVLLVKLLIVGGAFYFIYNQLANNDKLNWQKFLVLFHKNQSVSGISFILLLSVLNRLFEILKWKYLVSYLRPISLGEATKQVLAGLTAGLFTPNGVGEYAGKALYFDKKETKKIVFLNLICNGIQMILTIIFGVFGLLYFNAQYNVITQKSIAILFGICFLLSVALFFSKKVNIKGYSIEKLIHKINEIPKSIHQKNMLLAILRYLVFSHQYYFLFLAFDVDLPYLILMSVITSVYFLASALPTFQFLDFAVKGSVAVYFFGILGVNEWVVVFVSTLMWFLNVVLPVIWGSYYVLNFKTKTEQ, from the coding sequence ATGATTTCAATACCACACAAAGCTAAACAATTCCTCGTACTTCTAGTCAAACTTTTGATTGTAGGCGGTGCCTTTTATTTTATTTACAATCAGCTGGCGAACAATGACAAACTGAACTGGCAAAAATTCTTAGTGCTGTTTCATAAGAATCAGTCAGTTTCCGGAATCAGTTTTATTTTGCTTCTGAGTGTTTTGAACCGCTTATTTGAAATTTTAAAATGGAAATATTTAGTTTCTTATCTCCGTCCTATTTCTTTGGGCGAAGCGACCAAACAAGTTCTCGCAGGACTCACAGCGGGTCTGTTTACGCCAAACGGTGTGGGTGAATACGCAGGAAAGGCATTGTATTTTGACAAAAAGGAAACCAAAAAAATAGTGTTTCTAAACCTGATCTGTAACGGAATACAGATGATACTAACTATTATTTTTGGAGTTTTTGGACTGCTTTATTTCAATGCGCAATACAATGTGATCACTCAAAAATCTATTGCTATCCTTTTTGGAATTTGCTTTTTACTTTCTGTCGCTTTATTTTTTTCGAAAAAAGTAAATATCAAAGGCTATTCCATTGAAAAACTGATCCATAAAATTAATGAAATCCCAAAATCGATTCATCAAAAGAATATGCTTTTGGCTATTTTACGCTATTTGGTTTTCTCCCATCAATACTATTTTTTGTTTCTCGCTTTTGATGTGGATTTGCCATACCTCATTTTGATGTCGGTTATAACGAGCGTTTACTTTCTGGCTTCGGCATTGCCTACTTTCCAGTTTTTGGATTTTGCCGTAAAAGGAAGCGTAGCCGTGTATTTCTTCGGAATATTGGGTGTAAACGAATGGGTGGTTGTCTTTGTCTCCACGCTGATGTGGTTTCTGAACGTGGTTTTACCCGTTATTTGGGGAAGCTATTATGTGTTGAATTTTAAAACAAAAACAGAGCAATGA
- a CDS encoding glycosyltransferase family 2 protein, which translates to MILFLFGIAILYMLTISLLIYGFTKINQFEYIGLAPKTSFSIIVPFRNEEENLPILLESISKLNYPTDLFEVILVDDASDFRFKNLDLRFKISLIDNIRVSNSPKKDAIATAMEIVKTDWVITTDADCVVNKNWLLALDNFIQLHHVSMIAGAVTYDCQNSFLHHFQQLDLASLQGATIGSFGIDKGFMCNGANFAYTKSFFKKLNGFEGNNSIASGDDVFLLQKAVAEYPEKVAYLKSKNTIVTTKPANDWKSLFYQRVRWASKTTSYQSLFGKRLGLIVFLMNFGFVYCFVMTFLGMFPYFFIGMYFLIKFGIDTVLIKQTNKFLTKHKIRYLLLSSLWYPFFSTAVALYSLFGKYEWKGRRF; encoded by the coding sequence ATGATTTTGTTTTTATTTGGCATAGCAATCCTTTATATGCTGACCATTAGCTTGCTCATTTATGGTTTTACCAAAATAAATCAATTTGAATATATTGGCTTGGCTCCAAAAACCAGCTTTAGTATTATTGTTCCTTTCAGAAATGAAGAAGAGAATTTGCCGATTCTATTGGAAAGTATTTCAAAATTGAATTATCCGACGGATTTGTTTGAAGTGATTTTGGTCGATGATGCTTCTGATTTTAGATTTAAGAATTTAGATTTAAGATTTAAGATTTCCTTAATTGATAACATTCGTGTCTCAAATTCTCCCAAGAAAGATGCCATTGCAACGGCTATGGAAATCGTAAAAACCGATTGGGTTATCACCACAGATGCGGATTGTGTGGTTAACAAAAATTGGTTATTGGCATTGGACAATTTCATTCAGCTGCATCATGTTTCAATGATTGCGGGGGCGGTTACTTACGATTGTCAAAATTCTTTTTTACACCATTTTCAGCAATTGGATTTGGCTAGTCTGCAAGGCGCAACTATTGGCAGTTTTGGGATCGACAAAGGGTTTATGTGCAATGGAGCCAATTTTGCCTATACCAAATCATTTTTTAAAAAGTTAAACGGCTTTGAAGGCAATAATTCAATTGCGAGTGGTGATGATGTTTTTTTATTACAGAAGGCCGTAGCCGAATACCCTGAAAAAGTCGCTTATTTAAAATCGAAAAATACCATCGTTACCACAAAACCCGCCAATGATTGGAAATCGTTGTTCTACCAACGCGTGCGCTGGGCTTCCAAAACCACTTCGTATCAAAGTCTTTTTGGGAAAAGGTTAGGATTAATTGTCTTTTTGATGAATTTCGGATTTGTATATTGTTTTGTGATGACTTTCTTGGGAATGTTTCCTTATTTTTTTATCGGAATGTATTTCCTAATTAAATTTGGAATTGATACTGTGCTAATAAAACAAACAAATAAATTTTTAACGAAACATAAAATTCGCTATTTACTTTTAAGCAGTTTGTGGTATCCGTTTTTCAGTACTGCTGTGGCTTTGTATTCCTTGTTTGGAAAATACGAATGGAAAGGGAGAAGATTTTAG
- a CDS encoding DUF456 domain-containing protein, with protein MDILLLILGLVCVIVGVFGSFLPVLPGPSVSWIGIVLLYFTKAVPANYWILGISLLITVVLTILDYVIPAKGTKKFGGSSYGIWGTNIGLIVGIFAPIPLGFIIGPFVGAFAGELIYDYKDHQRALKAATGSLIGFLASSFMKFVVCMMYLGLFLWIVWQNRGGLF; from the coding sequence ATGGATATCCTGCTTTTGATTTTGGGTTTAGTTTGTGTTATTGTGGGTGTTTTTGGAAGTTTTTTACCAGTTTTACCGGGGCCAAGCGTCAGCTGGATCGGAATTGTACTGCTTTATTTTACAAAAGCTGTTCCTGCCAATTACTGGATTTTGGGGATTTCCTTATTGATTACGGTTGTTCTGACCATTTTGGATTATGTTATCCCCGCTAAAGGAACCAAAAAATTTGGCGGAAGTTCTTATGGTATTTGGGGAACCAATATCGGATTGATTGTCGGGATTTTTGCGCCTATTCCGCTGGGATTTATTATCGGACCATTTGTTGGGGCTTTTGCTGGAGAACTTATTTATGATTACAAAGACCATCAGCGTGCTTTGAAAGCGGCTACAGGTTCATTGATAGGCTTTCTGGCTTCGTCTTTTATGAAGTTTGTTGTCTGTATGATGTATCTAGGACTGTTTCTTTGGATTGTGTGGCAGAATAGAGGCGGTTTGTTTTAG
- a CDS encoding IS630 family transposase: MLETVLKNASFNFSSFNLYVQDESRFGLFTRNGKSLTAKGVKPICTYQNVFRSTYIFGAFSPYNGDSLVMELPYCNGDNFQIFLNELSKNNPQEFKVVVLDNGAFHKSKSLAIPDNIALLFLPPYSPELNPAELVWLNMKRKTTNKIYKTMEELKIKLDEIVKELITEKFVKIYAVLIISLFKSDCLICLNGIRHKKIRSLLNGF; the protein is encoded by the coding sequence ATTCTTGAAACAGTTTTAAAAAATGCTTCATTTAATTTTTCATCTTTTAATCTTTATGTCCAAGATGAAAGCCGGTTCGGCTTATTCACTAGAAACGGAAAATCGCTAACAGCAAAAGGAGTTAAGCCAATTTGTACTTATCAAAACGTATTCAGATCAACTTATATTTTTGGAGCTTTTTCGCCCTATAATGGCGATAGCTTAGTGATGGAATTGCCTTATTGTAATGGTGATAATTTTCAGATATTTTTAAATGAATTGTCAAAAAATAATCCCCAAGAATTTAAAGTGGTTGTTTTAGACAATGGGGCTTTTCATAAAAGTAAATCTTTGGCAATACCCGATAATATTGCATTGCTTTTTCTTCCCCCTTATTCTCCAGAACTCAATCCAGCAGAACTTGTTTGGCTTAATATGAAAAGGAAAACTACTAACAAAATCTACAAAACAATGGAAGAACTTAAAATTAAATTAGATGAGATAGTCAAAGAATTGATAACTGAAAAGTTTGTTAAAATCTATGCAGTTTTGATTATTTCTTTATTTAAATCAGACTGTTTAATATGTCTAAATGGTATAAGACACAAAAAAATCCGCTCATTACTGAACGGATTTTGA
- a CDS encoding dipeptidase translates to MEDIKSYVTKHKERFINELIELLKIPSVSADTAFSQDVLDTAEAVKTSLEAAGCDFVEICDTTGYPIVYGEKIIDPNLPTVLVYGHYDVQPADPLELWTSPPFEPIIKKTDIHPEGAIFARGACDDKGQMYMHVKAFEYMIQSNTLPCNVKFMIEGEEEVGSVSLKTFVENNTKKLRNDVILISDTGMISNQQPSITTGLRGLSYVEVEVTGPNRDLHSGLYGGAVANPINVLAKMIAQLHDENNHITIPRFYDNVEELSLEERAEMAKAPFDLDKYKKALDLNDIYGESGYVTNERNSIRPTLDVNGIWGGYTGEGAKTVIASKAFAKISMRLVPNQDWEEITELFTKHFISIAPAGVTVKVTPHHGGQGYVTPIDSIGYLAANKAYTETFGIPAIPVRSGGSIPIVALFEKELKSKTILMGFGLDSDAIHSPNEHFGVFNFLKGIETIPLFYKYFVELSK, encoded by the coding sequence ATGGAAGATATAAAATCATATGTTACAAAACACAAAGAACGGTTTATCAACGAGTTAATTGAATTATTGAAAATTCCATCTGTAAGTGCTGACACTGCTTTTTCTCAAGATGTCCTTGACACTGCCGAGGCCGTAAAAACAAGTTTAGAGGCCGCAGGATGCGATTTTGTCGAAATTTGCGACACTACAGGCTATCCAATTGTATATGGAGAGAAAATAATTGACCCAAATCTCCCTACAGTATTAGTTTACGGCCATTATGATGTTCAGCCTGCCGATCCATTAGAATTATGGACTTCTCCCCCATTTGAACCTATTATCAAAAAAACAGACATCCATCCCGAAGGCGCTATTTTTGCCAGAGGTGCCTGTGATGACAAAGGTCAGATGTACATGCATGTAAAAGCTTTTGAATATATGATACAAAGCAACACTTTACCTTGCAACGTAAAATTCATGATCGAAGGTGAAGAGGAAGTTGGAAGCGTCAGCCTAAAAACATTTGTAGAAAACAATACCAAGAAACTAAGAAACGATGTCATTCTAATTTCGGACACAGGAATGATTTCCAATCAGCAGCCTTCCATTACAACTGGACTTCGCGGTTTGAGCTATGTGGAAGTTGAAGTTACTGGTCCTAACCGCGACTTGCATTCCGGACTATACGGTGGCGCAGTAGCTAATCCTATTAATGTTTTGGCTAAAATGATTGCCCAGCTTCACGACGAAAACAATCATATTACAATTCCTCGCTTTTATGACAATGTCGAAGAGCTTTCTCTTGAGGAAAGAGCCGAAATGGCCAAGGCTCCTTTTGATCTTGATAAATACAAAAAAGCATTAGACCTAAATGATATTTACGGCGAAAGCGGCTATGTAACCAATGAGCGAAATTCGATCCGACCAACGCTGGATGTAAACGGAATTTGGGGCGGTTACACTGGCGAAGGTGCAAAAACCGTTATTGCCAGCAAAGCTTTTGCCAAAATCTCCATGCGTCTGGTTCCAAACCAAGACTGGGAAGAAATCACAGAACTTTTTACCAAACACTTTATCAGCATTGCTCCTGCGGGCGTTACTGTAAAAGTTACACCTCATCACGGCGGTCAGGGTTATGTAACCCCAATTGACAGTATTGGGTATCTGGCAGCCAACAAAGCATACACCGAAACTTTTGGAATTCCAGCAATTCCTGTACGTTCCGGAGGAAGTATTCCAATAGTTGCTTTATTCGAAAAAGAATTAAAAAGCAAAACAATCCTTATGGGATTTGGCCTTGACAGTGATGCCATTCACTCACCCAACGAACATTTTGGCGTTTTTAATTTCCTGAAAGGAATCGAAACCATTCCGTTGTTCTATAAATATTTTGTGGAGCTTTCGAAATAA
- a CDS encoding IS5 family transposase, whose translation MYPTDLTETQWQFIKKTLEFDDRKRKYNLKIIWNAINYLVKTGCQWRMLPKDFPKWQLVYYYYWKWSNLECFDLLLSKLREKVRFNRGQNTMPSLGIMDSQSVRWGNNRSLNSFDGNKKVKGIKRHIVVDKNGFLLAIMVTVANVHDSKAADLLMRTLHYFLCPIKVILADGGYRGEVIENIKNKFGYIIQVVMRSDDRKMGFKPIHKRWIVERTFSWFDNDRRLCRNYELLFETSENMVKIATIKLLLNKI comes from the coding sequence ATGTATCCAACCGATTTGACAGAAACCCAGTGGCAATTTATAAAAAAGACTTTAGAATTCGATGATAGAAAGCGGAAATATAATTTGAAAATCATTTGGAATGCGATTAATTATCTCGTAAAAACAGGTTGTCAGTGGCGAATGTTACCTAAAGATTTTCCAAAATGGCAATTAGTGTATTATTACTATTGGAAATGGTCAAATTTGGAATGTTTTGATTTATTACTGTCAAAATTGCGAGAAAAAGTCAGGTTTAATAGAGGTCAAAATACAATGCCAAGTCTAGGAATAATGGATAGTCAAAGTGTACGATGGGGAAATAATCGTTCCTTAAATAGTTTTGATGGCAATAAAAAAGTAAAAGGAATTAAACGGCATATTGTGGTTGATAAAAATGGGTTTCTTTTGGCAATAATGGTAACAGTTGCCAATGTCCATGATAGTAAAGCGGCAGATTTACTAATGAGGACGCTTCACTATTTTTTATGTCCTATAAAAGTAATCCTTGCCGATGGTGGTTACAGAGGCGAAGTGATTGAAAACATAAAAAATAAATTTGGCTATATTATTCAAGTGGTAATGCGTTCAGATGATAGAAAAATGGGGTTTAAACCTATACATAAAAGATGGATTGTAGAGAGAACATTCTCTTGGTTTGACAACGACCGAAGATTATGTAGAAATTATGAACTACTTTTTGAAACATCCGAGAATATGGTCAAAATTGCAACTATAAAATTATTATTAAATAAAATTTAA